The sequence below is a genomic window from Rudanella lutea DSM 19387.
ATTGGTGGGGCTTCGCCTGGGGTTTTCCTCACAGAAAATGGAAACGACACCGGTTTCCGGTCCGTTTCAGACGTATTCAATCAGCCCGTTTGTACAGCGATATGTATCCAACCAACGGTTAACGCCGTTTGTAAGGGCCTCGGTTGAGTACAGTAACAGCGGGTCTACACGATTAGACAACCGGGCTAATTCGGTGAGTGGGTCTGTGCAGTTGGGATTGGCTTACCGGCTGAGTAACCGGTTTTTGGTTGAAACAGCGTTGGCCTCAGCTTCGTATCAGTATCTGTGGTACGACCGGTCAATCCAATCGCATGCGGCTAATCTATCGGCAAGTTTGGGCAGTGGTTTAAGCGTACGATACGTCATAGTTCAGAAATAGACCGCGCGGCTATTTATCTTGTTGCAGCAGAAATCATCTGGCTTTCGAACGGTACTAATCCAGAGTACTGGTTGCTGGTAATAGGCTTTTGCCAATTCTTTCCCGAAGGGGTCTGAGAGAGGTCCATTCTTTCTCAAGAAGATCCTACTTTACTATTGTCATTCCCCGCTTAAGGGCTATTTTTGAGCCAGTCAAAAACCAAGCTCTCTCCAGATTGAGAGGGTATTTTGTAGCCAATGGATTTATTGAAAGGAAAAGTGGCGCTCATTACGGGTGCCTCACGCGGAATTGGCCGGGCTATTGCTCAGCGTTTCGCGCAGGAAGGCGCTCAGGTGGCGTTTACGTACCTGTCGAGCGTAGAAAAAGGGCAGGCCCTGGAAGACGAACTGAAGGCATTCGGGATCACGGCCAAAGGGTACCGGTCAGATGCTTCGGATTACAAAGCAGCCGAGGATCTGGTTGCCGCAGTGCTGGCTGACTTCGGTTCGATCGACGTGCTCGTCAACAATGCCGGCATTACCAAAGATGGTTTGCTGATGCGGATGTCGGAAGAACAATGGGACGTTGTTATCAACGTTAACCTTAAGTCGGTCTTCAACCTGACCAAAGCCGCCATCAAACCCATGATGAAAGCCAAAGCCGGGTCGATTATCAACCTGACGTCGGTAGTAGGTATCCGGGGCAACGCGGGCCAAGCCAATTATGCAGCCTCGAAAGCGGGTATTATCGGCTTTACAAAGTCGGTAGCTCTCGAACTGGGCTCGCGGAATATTCGCTCCAATGCTGTGGCACCGGGCTTTATCGAGACCGAGATGACCGGCGAGATTAACGAAAAAGCCGTGGAAGAATGGAAGCAGCAGATCCCGCTCAAGCGGGGTGGGCAACCCGAAGAGGTAGCCGATACCTGCGTGTTCCTGGCTTCTGATTTATCCCGCTACACGACGGGGCAGGTGCTCCAGGTAGACGGGGGAATGCTTACTTAGGATATAGGAGATAGAAGCGAGGAGTGAGGAGAAAAGGTAGCCCAACGGTATTTATTCGTGAGCAACCCGTTTCTCCTCACTTCTCGCTTCTGTCTCCTCACTACTTTCTTTATGAACGTTATTTTCCAATCCTCACCCTGGTGGGTGCTGGTCTGTTTGCTGGTAGGAGCGCTGTATGCGGCTGCATTGTATCAACCGCTGCCAGCCCGGCTGAGTACCGGTGTTTCTGACTCTGTTTCGTTCTGGGACCGCAACGTCCGCTATGCATTGGCGGCTGTTCGGTTTTTGGTCGTGAGTTTACTCTGTTTTCTGCTGGTGAACCCGCTCATCCGCAGTGTACAGACGCTGACCGAAAAACCGAAAGTGGTGCTGGCTGTCGATAACTCGGAGTCGGTAGCCGCTGCCGGACGGCCCGCGCTCAACACCGCCCTAAGCAACCTGCAAGCCTTGCAGCAGCAACTGAGCAGTGCCGGATTGGATGTATCGGTGCGGACCCTGAGCGACTCGGCCATGACCGAAGGGACTGACCTGACTCAGATTCCGTTTACCCAGCGGTCAACCAACCTGTCGGGGTTGCTGTCGGGAATCCGGTCAGATTACGAAGGCCGCCATCTCACCGATGTGGTGCTTATCTCTGATGGTATTTTCAACCAGGGCCTATCGCCCACGTTTGGGCAGTACCCGTTTGCCGTTCACACCGTGGGACTCGGCGACACCATTCCCAAGCGCGACATTGCTATCAAGGGCATCGTGGCCAACCGGATTGCGTACCTGAACAATCAGTTTCCAATTCAGGTGGAAGTAACCAGCAACGGCTTTAGTGGCCGGGCCGGTACCGTGGTGCTGCGGCAGGGCGGCAAAGAGGTGGGTCGGCAGAGTGTCTCTTTCGGGCAGAACCAGACCTTTGGCTCGGTGACGTTTCAGACTACAGCCACCCAGAAAGGGGTACAGCGATTTACAGTCGAAGTAGTGCCGCAGCCGGGCGAGTTCAGCACCCGCAACAACCGGCAGGATGTGTACATCGACGTGATCGACGGGCGCGAGAAAGTTCTTTTGCTGGCTCTGGCTCCGCACCCAGACGTGAAGGCGATTCGGAGTATGCTCGAACGAAATCAGAATTACGAACTCGATGTTCGGATGATTAACGGCATCGAAGGCCCGCCACCTGCCGATAAAAAGTACGACCTCATTATTCTCCACCAGATTCCCGACAATGGCGGGGCCAGTACGGCCTCGGTACAGCAACTGCTGGCCCGCAACAATACCACTCCGGTACTGTTTGTATTGGGCAATCAGTCGGCTATGGGGCCGTTCAATACGCTCAACCCGGTGATGCAGGTGACGGCCCTGCCCGGACAGAGTGATAAGGTGACCGCCCGCTACAACGATGCCTACAAGCAACTGAACCTGGATGCCGCCCGGCTCGATATTATTACCAAAATGCCACCCATGTCGGTGCCTTACGGTGAGTTTCGGCTGTTGCCCGGCAGTCAGGTGGTGCTTTGGCAGCAGGTGGGCAGCGTACAAACCCAGAAGCCCCTGCTTGCGCTCAACGTAACGGCCGGCTCGCCCGAACGCCCGCGTAAGGCGGCTGTGCTGGCGGGCGAAGGCCTCTGGCAATGGCGGATGGAAGAGTTTGACCTGACCGACAAACAGGAGGTAATCGACGAAATGCTGCAAAAGGTCATTCAGCTTATTTCGGTGAAAGAAGACCGGCGCAAGTTGCGCGTGTACCCCATTCGAAATGAGTTTGTAGCGGGTGAAAAAGTCATTTTTGAGACTGAGCTCTACAACGATATTTACGAGCGTATCTACGACAAGCCCATCAACCTGAGTATTCTGGACGAACGCGGTATCACACGCAGTTTCAACTATACCCCCACAGCCGACAACAGCCGTTTCGAAATCAGCCGCCTGCCCGAAGGAGCCTACCGGTTCCGGGCAACCACCAACCTAAGCGGCAAGAATGAAGTGTCGGAAGGGCAGTTTATTGTGCGCGATCTGCAACTCGAAGCCCTCAACACCACGGCCGACCACGGCTTGCTGCGGCAACTGGCCTCGCAAACCGGCGGTAAGTTTTACAACACGGCCTCGGTGACTAACCTCGTGCGCGACCTCAGCAGTCGCGAAACACCGGCGCGCCTAAGCAGTACTGAAGAACTGAATGAGCTCATCAACTGGCGTTGGCTCTTTTTTATGATTCTGGCACTGGCAACCCTCGAATGGGGCACCCGCAAGTACTTTGGCGGATATTGAGCCGGTAAAGCCTGTCGGTATAGGCACAAACGTAACTTTTCCGCCCGGATTCGGGTTGGTTTCTCCAGAAGCCCGGCCATTCCGGGTCTGAACAGCAATGAACATTGGCGATAAAGTCCGTATGATACGGGCCAAAGAACAAGGCGTGGTGACGCGCTTTCTGAGTGGCAATCAGGTTGAAATCGAAATAGAAGACGGCTTTCGGATTCCGGTGCTCCGCTCCGAACTGGTGGTTGTGTCGCCGTTGGAGGCCGAACGGCTTTTGCGCCCCTCGGGCAACGCCCAGCCTCCGCGCCCAACCGGGCCGGTTATTCTGGCCAATCAGGGCATTTACATGGCGTTTGTGGCCCAGAACGACCGCGAGTTTGCTGTGCATCTGGTGAATAATACCGACTGGGATATGCCTTACACGCTCGCCGAAGAGCGGGGTACAACCCTCAATGGGCTGCAAAGTGGAGTGCTCAAGCCCCGGTCGTCGGCCAAACTAAACGACTACTACTCGTTTTCGACGCTCGATAGCTGGCCAACGTTTCTGTTTCAGGGGCTTTGGTTCCGGGCGGCCAAGGTGAGTTTTCGGTCGCCGTTGGTGAAACGGCTCAAATGCCGGGCTCAGACGTTCCATGCGAGCAAGAAA
It includes:
- the fabG gene encoding 3-oxoacyl-[acyl-carrier-protein] reductase; protein product: MDLLKGKVALITGASRGIGRAIAQRFAQEGAQVAFTYLSSVEKGQALEDELKAFGITAKGYRSDASDYKAAEDLVAAVLADFGSIDVLVNNAGITKDGLLMRMSEEQWDVVINVNLKSVFNLTKAAIKPMMKAKAGSIINLTSVVGIRGNAGQANYAASKAGIIGFTKSVALELGSRNIRSNAVAPGFIETEMTGEINEKAVEEWKQQIPLKRGGQPEEVADTCVFLASDLSRYTTGQVLQVDGGMLT
- a CDS encoding Smr/MutS family protein; its protein translation is MNIGDKVRMIRAKEQGVVTRFLSGNQVEIEIEDGFRIPVLRSELVVVSPLEAERLLRPSGNAQPPRPTGPVILANQGIYMAFVAQNDREFAVHLVNNTDWDMPYTLAEERGTTLNGLQSGVLKPRSSAKLNDYYSFSTLDSWPTFLFQGLWFRAAKVSFRSPLVKRLKCRAQTFHASKKTVPVLNQQGHLYQLDADEKEAPAEAPMPLPTVPLSPQELKEEMLKAKNNPAIPPSFERPSSVVDLHIDVLLPKGPGGRQPGELLDLQLETFEKLLENAIATGMSEITFIHGVGTGTLRTELHRRLGRHPHVKYFEDAQKQKFGYGATKVFIK